A window of the Streptomyces luomodiensis genome harbors these coding sequences:
- a CDS encoding TetR/AcrR family transcriptional regulator: MPERQSRKDAVRNREAVLAAADALFARRESPEDVTMAEVAAAAGVGKGTLFRAFGDRAGLLRALYEARLTPLREAVETGPPPLGPATPPRQRVPALLDAVLCFKLDNRRLALALEESGSGSPYQAEHYERWHGLLRAVLEQIPGLADGDFTAHALLAATRADLVEHLAGQERAPRERMRAQLADFTAKVLGSGPRQGVPAED; encoded by the coding sequence ATGCCCGAGCGCCAGTCCCGCAAGGACGCCGTCCGCAACCGGGAGGCCGTACTCGCGGCCGCCGACGCCCTCTTCGCCCGCCGCGAGAGTCCCGAGGACGTCACCATGGCCGAGGTCGCGGCAGCGGCGGGCGTCGGCAAGGGCACGCTCTTCCGGGCCTTCGGCGATCGCGCCGGGCTGCTGCGCGCGCTGTACGAGGCCCGGCTCACACCGCTCAGGGAGGCCGTCGAAACCGGCCCACCGCCCCTGGGGCCCGCCACCCCGCCACGGCAGCGGGTGCCCGCCCTGCTGGACGCCGTCCTGTGCTTCAAACTCGACAACCGCCGCCTCGCCCTGGCCCTGGAGGAAAGCGGGAGCGGCAGCCCGTACCAGGCGGAGCACTACGAGCGGTGGCACGGCCTGCTCCGCGCCGTACTGGAGCAGATCCCCGGCCTGGCCGACGGCGATTTCACCGCCCACGCCCTGCTCGCCGCCACCCGAGCGGATCTCGTCGAGCACCTGGCCGGGCAGGAGCGCGCGCCACGGGAGAGGATGCGGGCGCAACTGGCGGACTTCACCGCCAAAGTCCTGGGCTCCGGCCCACGGCAAGGAGTGCCCGCCGAGGACTGA